A region from the Benincasa hispida cultivar B227 chromosome 12, ASM972705v1, whole genome shotgun sequence genome encodes:
- the LOC120068390 gene encoding uncharacterized protein LOC120068390, with protein MQSKKIPSPVSRDTDVDDNIEMESCVDLKDHQKGADMSPAKSFPNKMWGIIGRKVDEKEYPPPIPLLVRTENLGYSHMPWVMKRKYTADGRLILTEEKVRHCEFFRAHRSDGRLTLQLVAVEERNVEMGNVRGRDATLMLGVAVPAGSLRTVRG; from the coding sequence ATGCAGAGCAAGAAGATTCCCTCTCCTGTTTCTAGAGATACCGACGTCGATGATAACATAGAGATGGAAAGTTGTGTGGATTTGAAAGATCACCAAAAGGGGGCCGACATGTCGCCGGCGAAGAGCTTCCCCAACAAAATGTGGGGAATAATAGGGAGGAAAGTAGATGAGAAAGAGTATCCTCCACCAATTCCATTGTTGGTTCGCACTGAGAATTTGGGTTATTCCCATATGCCATGGGTGATGAAACGGAAATACACTGCCGACGGGCGGCTGATACTGACGGAGGAGAAAGTTAGACACTGTGAGTTCTTCCGTGCACACAGATCCGATGGGCGGCTGACGCTGCAGCTTGTGGCTGTGGAGGAGCGGAATGTGGAAATGGGGAATGTGAGGGGCAGAGATGCAACGTTAATGTTGGGAGTGGCAGTGCCGGCAGGGAGCCTGAGGACCGTTCGAGGATAA